The Synchiropus splendidus isolate RoL2022-P1 chromosome 1, RoL_Sspl_1.0, whole genome shotgun sequence genome includes a window with the following:
- the rad23ab gene encoding RAD23 homolog A, nucleotide excision repair protein b isoform X2, translated as MKHFLPQVKNSSTQPKVAPSPQAAPKQTPLPAAAPAQPSAPSSVPTPLPSTPSHTVPTPTPAPESKPPSEVTPAAVDTASDSTVSAQDSNSATNTASADTPPTSSPTSTTVAKPDAQTTSSEKAEDKTSEESENQPSAAALPSSASSLVDDQGLLEEAASILVTGQAYMNLVSEIMSMGYEREQVVAALSASYNNPDRAVEYLLTGVPLEPSEALPPEPAQPVAPSNPATPATQPPQQPPAAPNTPVSGSQTPSAGGGATSPGNPLEFLRNQPQFQQMRQIIQQNPALLPTLLQQLGRENPQLLQQITQHQDRFIQMLNEPRGGDSGGEGAEAQGSQQTNYIQVTPQEKEAIDRLKALGFPEGLVIQAYFACEKNENLAANFLLQQAWDDE; from the exons ATGAAGCATTTCCTCCCGCAGGTCAAAAACTCATCTACGCAG CCTAAAGTAGCCCCGTCCCCACAGGCTGCCCCGAAGCAGACGCCCCTGCCAGCAGCGGCTCCAGCACAGCCCTCGGCTCCCTCCTCTGTCCCAACACCACTGCCATCAACACCGTCACACACTGTGCCTACCCCCACACCCGCCCCAGAGTCGAAGCCTCCCTCTGAAGTCACCCCAGCTGCTGTGGACACAGCCTCAGATTCTACAGTTTCAGCCCAGGACTCAAACTCTGCAACAAACACTGCTTCAGCTGATACACCACCCACTTCATCCCCCACCTCCACTACAGTTGCAAAACCTGATGCACAGACAACCTCGTCAGAGAAAGCCGAGGACAAAACAAGCGAGGAGTCAGAGAATCagccttcagctgctgccttgCCTTCCTCCGCGTCAAG CCTTGTTGACGATCAAGGTCTTCTTGAAGAGGCAGCATCAATACTCG TGACAGGTCAAGCGTACATGAATCTGGTCTCAGAGATCATGTCTATGGGTTATGAGCGGGAGCAGGTTGTCGCTGCTCTCAGTGCCAGTTACAACAACCCGGATCGGGCTGTAGAGTATCTACTCACG GGTGTTCCACTAGAACCTAGTGAAGCACTGCCACCTGAACCTGCCCAACCCGTTGCCCCTTCCAACCCTGCAACCCCTGCAACACAGCCACCGCAGCAGCCGCCTGCAGCCCCAAACA CTCCCGTTTCTGGCAGCCAGACCCCTTCAGCTGGTGGAGGCGCCACTTCCCCAGGGAACCCTCTGGAGTTCCTAAGGAATCAACCTCAGTTCCAACAAATGAGGCAGATTATTCAGCAGAACCCAGCCCTCCTGCCCACATTGTTGCAACAGCTTGGTCGGGAAAACCCACAACTGCTGCAG CAAATTACACAGCACCAGGATCGTTTCATCCAGATGCTGAATGAGCCTCGCGGGGGAGACAGTGGGGGTGAAGGGGCAGAGGCCCAGGGCTCACAACAAACCAACTACATCCAGGTCACGCCGCAGGAGAAGGAGGCTATTGATCGG TTAAAAGCACTGGGCTTCCCAGAAGGCTTAGTCATCCAGGCCTACTTTGCCTGTGAGAAGAATGAAAATCTGGCTGCCAACTTCCTGCTACAGCAAGCATGGGATGATGAATAA
- the calr3a gene encoding calreticulin 3a yields the protein MKLPVAFLAVLASIAMTIDATVYFKEQFLDGDGWQDRWVQSKHKSDYGEWKLTSGKFYGDAETDKGLQTSQDARFYAVSAKFEPFSNEGKPLVIQFTVKHEQKIDCGGGYVKVFPADLDQSAMHGDSQYYIMFGPDICGYSTKKVHVIFNYKGQNHLIKKDIKCKDDELTHLYTLILNPDQTYEVKIDNEKVESGSLEEDWDMLPQKKIKDPEAKKPSDWDDRAKIDDPTDTKPEDWDKPETIPDPDAKIPDDWDEDMDGEWEPPMITNPEYKGEWKPKQIDNPDYKGAWIHPEIDNPEYTHDATMYKFDNIGVLGLDLWQVKSGTIFDNFMITDDVKEAETFGQDTWGVTKEPEKKMKEEQDDIERKVREEEEKNKHADDEEDGEEEEEEEEDEEGEEEDEKDDEEHGEEDNNVNEKDEL from the exons ATGAAGCTGCCCGTGGCTTTTCTTGCAGTTCTTGCCTCAATAGCGATGACAATTGACGCTACAGTCTACTTCAAGGAACAGTTTCTGGATGGAG ATGGATGGCAGGACCGCTGGGTCCAATCCAAGCACAAGTCTGACTACGGTGAATGGAAATTGACATCAGGGAAGTTCTATGGAGATGCTGAAACAGACAAAG GTCTTCAAACCAGCCAGGATGCCCGATTTTATGCTGTTTCTGCAAAATTTGAGCCCTTCAGCAATGAGGGAAAGCCCCTGGTCATCCAGTTCACAGTCAAGCATGAGCAGAAGATAGACTGTGGAGGTGGTTACGTCAAGGTCTTCCCTGCTGACCTTGATCAGAGTGCCATGCATGGAGATTCTCAATACTACATCATGTTTG GACCTGACATCTGTGGCTACAGCACCAAAAAGGTCCACGTGATCTTTAACTATAAGGGCCAGAATCATCTCATCAAGAAAGATATCAAATGCAAG GATGACGAGTTGACTCACCTTTACACCTTGATCCTGAATCCAGACCAGACCTATGAGGTAAAGATTGACAATGAGAAAGTGGAGTCTGGTTCTTTGGAGGAAGACTGGGACATGCTGCCCCAAAAAAAGATCAAGGACCCTGAGGCTAAGAAACCCAGTGACTGGGATGACCGTGCCAAAATTGACGACCCCACTGATACCAAACCTGAG GACTGGGACAAACCAGAGACCATCCCTGACCCTGATGCCAAGATTCCAGATGACTGGGATGAGGATATGGATGGGGAGTGGGAACCACCAATGATCACAAACCCAGAATACAAA GGTGAGTGGAAACCCAAGCAGATCGACAACCCAGATTACAAAGGTGCATGGATCCATCCTGAGATTGACAACCCAGAGTACACACATGATGCCACCATGTACAAGTTTGACAATATTGGAGTTCTGGGCTTGGATCTGTGGCAG GTTAAATCTGGAACAATCTTTGACAACTTCATGAtcactgatgacgtcaaagaAGCGGAGACGTTCGGTCAGGACACATGGGGTGTCACTAAG GAAccagagaagaagatgaaggaggagcaggatgACATAGAGAGGAAAGTccgggaggaggaagagaagaacaagcatgctgatgatgaagaagatggggaggaggaggaagaggaggaggaagatgaagaaggtgaagaagaggatgaaaaagatgatgaagaacatgGGGAGGAGGACAACAATGTCAATGAGAAAGATGAGTTGTAG
- the rad23ab gene encoding RAD23 homolog A, nucleotide excision repair protein b isoform X1 has product MLITLKTLQQQTFKIEIDPELTVKVLKEKIAEEKGHEAFPPAGQKLIYAGKILSDDTPLKEYKINDMNFVVVMVTKPKVAPSPQAAPKQTPLPAAAPAQPSAPSSVPTPLPSTPSHTVPTPTPAPESKPPSEVTPAAVDTASDSTVSAQDSNSATNTASADTPPTSSPTSTTVAKPDAQTTSSEKAEDKTSEESENQPSAAALPSSASSLVDDQGLLEEAASILVTGQAYMNLVSEIMSMGYEREQVVAALSASYNNPDRAVEYLLTGVPLEPSEALPPEPAQPVAPSNPATPATQPPQQPPAAPNTPVSGSQTPSAGGGATSPGNPLEFLRNQPQFQQMRQIIQQNPALLPTLLQQLGRENPQLLQQITQHQDRFIQMLNEPRGGDSGGEGAEAQGSQQTNYIQVTPQEKEAIDRLKALGFPEGLVIQAYFACEKNENLAANFLLQQAWDDE; this is encoded by the exons ATGCTAATAACACTGAAGACACTACAGCAACAGACGTTTAAAATAGAGATTGACCCAGAACTGACG GTAAAGGTCCTGAAGGAGAAAATAGCTGAAGAAAAAGGCCATGAAGCATTTCCTCCCGCAGGTCAAAAACTCATCTACGCAG GTAAAATCCTGAGTGATGACACGCCGCTAAAAGAATACAAAATTAATGACATGAACTTTGTGGTTGTTATGGTGACAAAG CCTAAAGTAGCCCCGTCCCCACAGGCTGCCCCGAAGCAGACGCCCCTGCCAGCAGCGGCTCCAGCACAGCCCTCGGCTCCCTCCTCTGTCCCAACACCACTGCCATCAACACCGTCACACACTGTGCCTACCCCCACACCCGCCCCAGAGTCGAAGCCTCCCTCTGAAGTCACCCCAGCTGCTGTGGACACAGCCTCAGATTCTACAGTTTCAGCCCAGGACTCAAACTCTGCAACAAACACTGCTTCAGCTGATACACCACCCACTTCATCCCCCACCTCCACTACAGTTGCAAAACCTGATGCACAGACAACCTCGTCAGAGAAAGCCGAGGACAAAACAAGCGAGGAGTCAGAGAATCagccttcagctgctgccttgCCTTCCTCCGCGTCAAG CCTTGTTGACGATCAAGGTCTTCTTGAAGAGGCAGCATCAATACTCG TGACAGGTCAAGCGTACATGAATCTGGTCTCAGAGATCATGTCTATGGGTTATGAGCGGGAGCAGGTTGTCGCTGCTCTCAGTGCCAGTTACAACAACCCGGATCGGGCTGTAGAGTATCTACTCACG GGTGTTCCACTAGAACCTAGTGAAGCACTGCCACCTGAACCTGCCCAACCCGTTGCCCCTTCCAACCCTGCAACCCCTGCAACACAGCCACCGCAGCAGCCGCCTGCAGCCCCAAACA CTCCCGTTTCTGGCAGCCAGACCCCTTCAGCTGGTGGAGGCGCCACTTCCCCAGGGAACCCTCTGGAGTTCCTAAGGAATCAACCTCAGTTCCAACAAATGAGGCAGATTATTCAGCAGAACCCAGCCCTCCTGCCCACATTGTTGCAACAGCTTGGTCGGGAAAACCCACAACTGCTGCAG CAAATTACACAGCACCAGGATCGTTTCATCCAGATGCTGAATGAGCCTCGCGGGGGAGACAGTGGGGGTGAAGGGGCAGAGGCCCAGGGCTCACAACAAACCAACTACATCCAGGTCACGCCGCAGGAGAAGGAGGCTATTGATCGG TTAAAAGCACTGGGCTTCCCAGAAGGCTTAGTCATCCAGGCCTACTTTGCCTGTGAGAAGAATGAAAATCTGGCTGCCAACTTCCTGCTACAGCAAGCATGGGATGATGAATAA